The region CCGAGCTTGTACTTGCGTGTCAGGTCGGCGAAGCCCTCGACGAAGCGGTCGTAAACGTCGGCGTGGACGTAGATGCGCTCGATCCCGCAGCACGACTGGCCGGAATTGAAGAACGCGCCGTCGACCAGGTTTTCGACCGCGTGATCGAGGTCGCAATCGGGCCGGACATAGGCCGGATCCTTGCCGCCCAGCTCGAGCCCGACGCCGATGAAGCGCCCGGCGGCGGCGCTTTCCACCGTCCGTCCGCCGGCGACCGAACCGGTGAAGGCGACAAAGGCGACCTCCGGCGACTTGACGACCTTTTCGGTGTCGGCATGGGTGAGGTGAAGATGCTGGAACACGCCCGCCGGAATGCCGGCGGCGTCGAACGCGGCCTGGAACCGTTCGGCGCAAAGCGGCGTCTGGTGCGAATGCTTGAGGATCACCGTGTTGCCGGCGGCGAGGGCCGGCACGATCGAATTGACGGCGGTCAGGTAGGGGTAGTTCCACGGCGCGATGGTGAAGACGACGCCGAGCGGTTCGGGCCGGATGAAACGCCGGAAATTTTCCTTGGGCCCGACGTCGCGGTCGGCCAGCGCCGCGGGCGCCTCTTTGATCATGTAGCGCGCGCGTTCCTCGAACCCGCGCACCTCGCCCGGGGATTGCGCGATGGGGCGGCCCATCTGCCAGGTGATTTCCTCGGCGATCTTGTCCTTGTTGACGACGAAAGCGTCGACGGCCTTGAGAAGCAGGTGGCAGCGTTCGGCGATCGGAACGCTTTTCCATTTCTTCTGGGCGGCGCGGGCGCG is a window of Rhodospirillales bacterium DNA encoding:
- a CDS encoding aldehyde dehydrogenase family protein codes for the protein MPASLKTISPVDGRVYVERPLASAADIGGALERARAAQKKWKSVPIAERCHLLLKAVDAFVVNKDKIAEEITWQMGRPIAQSPGEVRGFEERARYMIKEAPAALADRDVGPKENFRRFIRPEPLGVVFTIAPWNYPYLTAVNSIVPALAAGNTVILKHSHQTPLCAERFQAAFDAAGIPAGVFQHLHLTHADTEKVVKSPEVAFVAFTGSVAGGRTVESAAAGRFIGVGLELGGKDPAYVRPDCDLDHAVENLVDGAFFNSGQSCCGIERIYVHADVYDRFVEGFADLTRKYKLGDPSKPETNLGPMVRADAAEFVRQQIAEAVKRGAKALIDERAFPASRQGTPYLAPQVLVNVDHSMSVMMEESFGPVIGIMKVKGDDEAIHLMNDSPYGLTAAIWTADENAAIRIGDAVDTGTWFMNRCDYLDPALAWTGVKDSGRGCTLSILGYEHLTRPKSFHLRVKT